Proteins encoded within one genomic window of Manis pentadactyla isolate mManPen7 chromosome 4, mManPen7.hap1, whole genome shotgun sequence:
- the SPPL2C gene encoding LOW QUALITY PROTEIN: signal peptide peptidase-like 2C (The sequence of the model RefSeq protein was modified relative to this genomic sequence to represent the inferred CDS: inserted 1 base in 1 codon), whose amino-acid sequence MARLGLLLLLLLSRAMALGEHGVVHVVSENWSKDYCVLLSSDYITLPRDLSHTPLLPLHDGTTAPSCPGKDSSHRAQYGFPGRRPLHQATTMVMRSNCSLYAKGWLAQSQGAHGLLIVSQVSSQQCSDTTLVSQGPHKSLPDLTIPVAVLHYSDMLDILSHTRGSAVVHVALYAPPEPVLDYNMVVIFILAVGTVAAGGYWAGLTEADQLGRRRACRGGPGGHSQWAAMAAQGGQEEEDEDAPADFTPATTGTVLTMSSSILLLLYFFYDSFVYVMIAIFSLGAGTGLYSCLTPLVRLPPLQQCQRPLPDRWACLRPPLLAGLCTVMTVLWVAYRNEDRWAWLLQDTLGMTYCLFVLQRVRLPTLKSCASFLLALLAFDVFFVFVTPLLTRTGKSIMVEVAAGPADSLSHERLPMVLRVPRLSFSALTLCDRPFSFLGFGDIVVPGFLVAYCHRFDVQIHSRQVYFLACTAAYAVGLLVTFIATALMQMGQPALLYLVSSTLLTSLAVAACRQELTLFWTGQGRAKTPAQPVAGLCADPSVGPEPKQDATDVHTTSKSEGAADHSAGVLDSNLGEDAPETVTVSEEDATGLDGHSDSSEGWSDASLXPDELPHACPGASEQLRPLMPVAVLVPLMPLVPRPSELGPAHAQAQAHGAGRPWTGLHKRKGLKVKKSLSTQAPL is encoded by the exons aTGGCACGCCtgggtctcctcctcctcctcctcctctccagaGCCATGGCCCTGGGGGAGCACGGCGTGGTCCACGTGGTGTCGGAGAACTGGAGCAAGGACTACTGCGTCCTGCTCAGCTCCGACTACATCACCCTACCCCGGGACCTGAGCCACACCCCACTCCTGCCCCTGCATGATGGCACCACGGCACCCTCGTGCCCAGGCAAGGACTCCTCCCACCGGGCCCAGTACGGCTTCCCCGGCCGGCGGCCCCTCCACCAGGCCACCACCATGGTCATGCGGAGCAACTGCAGCCTCTACGCCAAGGGCTGGCTGGCTCAAAGCCAAGGTGCCCACGGGCTGCTCATCGTGAGCCAGGTCAGCAGCCAGCAGTGCTCAGACACCACCCTTGTGTCCCAGGGCCCCCACAAGTCCCTGCCAGACCTCACCATCCCCGTGGCTGTGCTCCACTACAGTGACATGCTCGACATCCTCAGCCACACCCGGGGCAGTGCCGTGGTCCACGTGGCCTTGTACGCACCCCCAGAGCCTGTTCTCGACTACAACATGGTGGTCATCTTCATCCTGGCTGTAGGCACTGTGGCTGCTGGCGGCTACTGGGCTGGCCTGACTGAGGCTGACCAGCTGGGGCGGCGCCGAGCCTGCAGAGGAGGGCCTGGTGGGCACAGTCAGTGGGCAGCAATGGCAgcacagggagggcaggaggaagaagaCGAAGATGCACCAGCGGACTTCACGCCAGCCACGACGGGCACGGTGCTCACCATGTCCAGCTCCATCCTGCTGCTACTCTATTTCTTCTACGACAGCTTTGTCTACGTCATGATCGCCATCTTCAGCCTGGGTGCGGGCACTGGCCTCTACAGCTGTCTCACGCCCCTGGTGCGCCTCCCGCCCCTGCAGCAATGCCAGCGGCCCTTGCCTGACCGCTGGGCATGTCTGCGGCCGCCACTGCTGGCTGGCCTGTGCACGGTGATGACTGTCCTCTGGGTTGCCTACCGCAATGAGGACCGCTGGGCATGGCTCCTGCAGGACACGCTGGGCATGACCTACTGCCTTTTTGTGCTGCAGCGCGTGCGGCTGCCCACACTCAAGAGCTGCGCCTCCTTCCTGTTGGCCCTGCTGGCCTTTGATGTCTTCTTCGTCTTTGTCACGCCCCTCCTCACCAGGACTGGCAAGAGCATCATGGTGGAGGTAGCCGCGGGCCCGGCAGATTCCCTGAGCCATGAGAGGCTGCCCATGGTGCTCAGAGTGCCCCGGCTGAGCTTCTCAGCCTTGACCCTGTGTGACCGGCCCTTCTCCTTCCTTGGCTTTGGTGACATCGTGGTCCCGGGCTTCCTGGTAGCCTACTGCCATCGCTTTGACGTGCAAATCCACTCACGCCAGGTCTACTTCCTGGCCTGCACTGCAGCCTATGCCGTGGGCCTGCTGGTCACTTTCATCGCCACGGCCCTCATGCAGATGGGCCAGCCTGCCCTGCTCTACCTGGTGTCCAGCACCCTGCTCACCAGCCTGGCCGTGGCCGCCTGCCGCCAAGAGCTCACCCTCTTCTGGACTGGCCAGGGCAGAGCCAAGACACCTGCCCAGCCTgtggcagggctctgtgctgaccCTTCAGTTGGCCCTGAGCCGAAGCAGGATGCAACAGATGTCCACACAACTAGCAAGTCTGAGGGGGCTGCTGACCACTCAGCAGGGGTCTTAGACAGCAACCTTGGGGAGGATGCACCCGAGACTGTCACCGTATCTGAGGAGGATGCCACTGGGCTGGATGGCCACAGTGACAGCTCCGAGGGCTGGAGTGATGCCAGCC GGCCTGATGAGCTGCCCCATGCCTGCCCTGGGGCCTCAGAGCAGCTAAGGCCACTGATGCCAGTGGCCGTGCTGGTACCACTGATGCCGCTGGTGCCACGGCCCTCAGAGCTGGGCCCTGCTCacgcccaggcccaggcccatggTGCTGGCCGGCCCTGGACGGGGCTCCACAAGAGGAAGGGCTTGAAGGTAAAGAAGAGCCTGTCAACCCAggctcctctgtga